DNA from Pseudomonas mendocina:
CACAAGGTGGAGCTGCGAGAACGCCGCGCCGTGGAGGCCGCCAAGGGTCGGGATCGCCTGCTCGGAGCCCGCGAGCAGGCGCTGGAAGTGATTCAGCGCTGCGTCGAGCAGCGTGATCTGCCCGCAATCATCCGCAACTTCCTCGAACTGACCTGGGCCGACGTGCTGGTCTTTGCCCTGCTGCGCCATGGCGACAACAGCGCCGAATGGCGTCGCCACTGCGAAGTCGCCGAACAACTGGCCTGGAGCGGCATGCCGCTGAGCGAAGAGGACAAAAAGCGTTTGCAGGAGCTGCGCGTACCTCTGCTAAGCGACCTGCGCAAAGGTCTGGAGCTACTTGGTGGTTACCACGAGGACGGTATCCGCCGCCTGTTGCAGGATCTGGTGGCCTGCCAGCACGCGGTGCAGGCCAAGCAACCACAGCTGGCGGCCCAGCTCAAACCGACGCTACCGGAAAGCCCGCTCGGCGCCATGCTCGGCGAAGATGCCGACCTGGCGCGCCAGGCTCCGCCGCGTACCAAGCTCTCGAGCCGCGCCCAGGCACTGACCAAGGAGCTGGCCAACGTCGAGTTCGGCACCTGGTTCGAATTCGTCGAAGGCGACCAGAGCCGCATACTCAAGCTCTCATGGTTCAGCCCCACCACCCACAACTACATGTTCGTCGACAACAGCGGCCAACGCGTGGCAATCAAACCACTGACCCTGCTGGCCAGCGAAATGGAAAAGGGCCTGGCCCGCATCGTCACTCCCGAACGCGCGACTCCACTGGTCGACCGCGCACTGACCGCCATCTACCGTGTGCTGCAGCGCTTCACTGGGCGCACAGCCGAACCCCGCTGAGGAATTTCCATGGAAGAGCGTCGTCAACACAGCCGCCATGGCACCGAGATGCAGCTGGAGGTCTTCGACCTGAACAGCGGGCAGCGCCTGGGCCGCATCGTCGACCTTTCTGCCGATGGCTTCATGCTGTTCAGCGACACGCCGCATACAGCCGATGCCGTGCTGCAATGCCGGCTGGTCTGCACCTCGGGCAGCGATGCGGTTCAGGAGGTGCGCCTGGGCGCCGACTGCCTATGGAGCCGCCCCGGCGCCGATGGCCAGCACTGCTGGGCGGGTTTTCACATCATCGATCTGGCCGAAGACCAGGCCACAGCACTGGACAGCCTGCTGGCGAAGCTCTGAAGCCGTAGGGTGACATCGTAGGCATGCTGAAACGAAAAACGGAGCCCGAAGGCTCCGTTTTTCATCCAGGCACAACACCTGGTACTGGGTTACGCCGCGCACTGCGATAGCGGCACCTGAACGTTCGGCGATTGGCGCCGCTAACCCACCCTACGCCAGCTTCTTGTAACGCACGCGGTGCGGCTGGGCAGCGGCGTCGCCGAGGCGTTTCTTGCGATCCGCTTCGAACTCGGTGTAGTTGCCTTCGAAGAAGTTGACCTTGCCATCGTCCTCGTAGGAGAGGATGTGCGTGGCGATACGGTCGAGGAACCAGCGATCGTGGGAGATCACCACCGCGGCGCCAGGGAAGTCCAGCAGCGCCTCTTCCAGCGCGCGCAGGGTTTCCACGTCGAGGTCGTTGGACGGTTCGTCGAGCAGCAACACGTTGCCGCCCTGCTTAAGGGTCAGCGCCATGTGCAGACGACCGCGCTCACCACCGGAGAGATCCTTGACGAACTTCTGCTGGTCGGCGCCCTTGAAGTTGAAGCGACCGACATAACCGCGCGACGGTACCTCGTAGTTGCCGACCTTGATCATGTCGAAGCCGTCGGAGATCTGCTCCCACACGGTCTTGTTGCCTTCGAGCGCCTCACGGCTCTGCTCGACGCTGGCGATCTGCACGGTTTCACCGATCTCGATCCGGCCTGAGTCCGGTTGCTCCTTGCCGGTGATCATGCGCAGCAGGGTCGATTTACCCGCACCGTTACCGCCGATCACACCGACGATGGCGCCTTTCGGAATGCTGAAGGACAGATCGTCGATCAGTACGCGGTCACCGAAGGACTTCGACACGTTGACGAAATCGATGACCTTGTCGCCCAGGCGCGGGCCAGCCGGGATGTAGATCTCGTTGGTCTCGCTGCGTTTCTGGAATTCCTGCGATTGCATTTCCTCGAAACGCTGCAGGCGCGCCTTGGACTTGGACTGACGTGCCTTGGCGCCCTGGCGTACCCATTCAAGTTCGGCTTTCATCGCCTTGGCGTGCGATGCCTCGGCCTTGGCTTCCTGGGCCAGACGGTTGGCCTTCGACTCCAGCCAGCCGGAATAATTGCCCTCGTAGGGGATGCCATGGCCACGGTCGAGTTCGAGAATCCAGCCAGCGACGTTGTCAAGGAAGTAACGGTCGTGGGTGATGGCCACCACGGTACCGGGGAAGTCGTGGAGGAAGCGCTCCAGCCAGGCTACCGAGTCGGCATCCAGGTGGTTGGTCGGTTCGTCCAGCAACAGCATGTCGGGGGCCGACAGCAGCAGGCGGCACAGGGCTACACGGCGCTTTTCACCACCGGACAGGTGCTCGATCTTCGCGTCCCACGCAGGCAGGCGCAGAGCGTCAGCGGCGACTTCCAGCTGGCGCTCCAGGTTGTGGCCGTCGGAGGCCTGCAGAATCGCTTCCAGCTTGGCCTGTTCGGCGGCCAGGGCATCGAAGTCGGCATCCGGCTCGGCGTAAGCGGCGTACACCTCATCGAGGCGGGCCTGGGCCTGCTTGATTTCGCCTACGGCCTCTTCGACGATGTCGCGCACGGTCTTGTCCGGATCCAGCTGCGGCTCCTGCGGCAGGTAGCCGACCTTGATCCCAGGCATCGGACGGGCTTCACCATCGATCTCGGTATCGACACCGGCCATGATGCGCAGCAGGGTCGACTTACCGGCGCCGTTGAGGCCCAGCACGCCAATCTTGGCGCCCGGGAAGAACGACAGGGAGATGTTCTTGAGAATTTCACGCTTCGGCGGGACAACCTTGCTGACCCGATGCATGCTGTAGACGTACTGAGCCATGGATAACCTGACTTGTGAGAATTGGGAGCTGGAAACGGCGCGCCATGCAGGTCGCGTGAAAAACATGATGAATGCGTCGAGGGCGCAATCTCTTGGCTATGTTCGCGTTAGCTGTTGTACACCCTGTAGGAGCGGATTTATCCGCGAAATTCGCGGCTGAAGCCGCTCCTACCCAGAGGCCGGATCGCTAACGCGGGGTAGCCATCAGTTTTCACACCACCTGCGCGTACGCAATGTGCAGAGACCTTAGCCCCTGCGAAGGCGAACGCCAAGTACCGCGCGGACAGATCACGCGCGCGGCGCAAAGCTACCGCAATGTCTGACACAGGGCAAACCTACGCTCGTCGGCGCGGCTGGCACTTGGCCACATTTGCAGGCATCCTAGCCGACCGCGCGCGCATAGGCATGCTCGCGCGTTCTACTATATAGATCCGCAGTAGCTGCAGGTTCCTAAAACGTGTCGAGCTCCCCATCACTGCCTTCCCTACCATCGGGTGAGTCACACGCGCCAGGCCGCCGCGAATTGCTCCGGCGCTCTCTGGTAGTACTGGTACTGGCGATACTGGGACTGCTGGCCTGGCAACTGACACAGGAATACCGTCAGTTGCTGAACAACCAGAAGCAGCTCAGCCGCAGCTACGGTGAGCAACTGGCCAAGCACCTGAGCCTGAACATGCGCCTGAAGGCTCAAGCGGGCCAGGCCATGCTACAGGAGGCCAAGCGGACAGACGGCAGGCAACGCGAACTGATCGAAGCATTGCGCAGCCTGTTCCCGACGCTGAGCAGCATGGCCTGGTTCGACGAGCATGGACAACTGCTCAGCGATACCGCCAGCGAACCACAGGATCTGACCTTTATCCGCGCCCTGCAGCAACGCAACGCTGCTGCCGCTTACCACTTTTCCTTCAGTGCCCATGACGGCGGTGTGCTCTACCTGTTGCTGCGACAGAGCGACGGCAGCCATCGGGTGCTGCGCATGCGTGCCAGTGCACTGCTTGCCTGGCTGCGCGAGCAGCATCAGAGCGAATATCGCTGGCTGCTCGAAGACATGCAGAGCCAACGCGTGATCGCCCGCGCCGACGACCTCGCACAAGCCGGCAAGGTCATCGCCCCGGTCACCGCCGCAGAGCAGGCGCAGAGCCTGCACATGATCCCGCTCGAAGGCAGCGACTGGCAGTTGCGCGCGCTGTTCGACGCCGACAATGCCAGCAGCGAACTGATGCCCCCTCTGGCCGGCAAGTTTCTACTGTTTGCTCTCTGCAGCCTGCTGGCGTTGCTCGCCCTGCACGGCCTGCAGCGCGAACAACGCAGACTGCAGCGTCTGAACAATGAGTCCCGTCGCTCTCTGCGCCAGGCCGCAAGTGCTCTGGGCGCGGTCGAAGAACGCATCCTGGTGACCCAGGCCGATGGCAAACTGCGCTACCTCAACCCGCAAGCCGAAGCCTTGTTCGGCCTCACCAGCCAGGCGGCCTGGGATCGTCATCTGCTCGACCTGCTGCCTGACCTTGATCCACTGCTCCTGAACAGCCCCCAGCCGGTCAACGAGCTCGGCCCGGAACTGGTGCGCGTGGAGCAGGATGGCCGGGCGCGACTGTTCGCCGTCACCCGCAGTGATATCAGCGAAGTCGGGCGCCAGGCCGGCTATGTGTGGGTGTTACGCGACGTGACTGACGAGCAGCAAGCCATGCGCGTATTGCAGGAAACCCGCCGCCGCTACCAGGACATCTTCGAAGGCACCGGCGTGGCCCTGTGCGTGCTCGATCTGTCCGGCCTGCGCAGCCTGCTGTTGCAACACAAGCTGCGTGATGCCGCCGGGCTGGGGCGCTGGCTGGAGGCTGACGACAGCCATCAGCAACAGTTGCTGGAGCAGATGCACATCACCGAAGCCAACCAGGTCGCTCTCAACCTGTTGGGTGTGAAGTCCACCGACCAGGCCTGGCAGCAGTTGCTCGACAATGGCCCGGTGCAGCCTGATGACCTGCGTTACCGCCTGGCCGTCGCCGTGCTGGAAGGCCCCAACCTGGTGGAGCTGGAAACCCAGCTGGTCACCGCACAGGGCCTGCAACGCCACGTCTGGCTGGTTCTGCGCCTGCCGGAGATGATCCAGGATTACCAGGCGGTCACCCTGAGTATCAGCGACATCACCAGCCGCAAGCGCATCGAGCTGTCACTGATCGAGCGCGAACGTTTCTGGTCCGAGGTGGTTCGCTCGGTGCCAGATCTGCTCTACGTGCACGACATGCAGAACAAGCGGGTGCTGTTCAGCAACCACAGCCTCGGCCTGCAACTGGGCTACAGCAAGTCCGAGCTCAAAGCCATGCACGAGGACTTCTGGGAGCTGGTGCTGCACCCGGACGACAGCGAGTACTACTGGCGCATCCGCAACCTGCAGAAGGTGGTCGGCGACGGCCTGCTGCTGGAGTCGGTGCTGCGCTGGCGTCACCGCGACGGACAGTGGCGCTGGTTCAGCATCCGTGAACAGGCCCTGGCGCGCGACGAGCGCGGCCGGGTCAGCCGCCTGATCGGTGTGGCCAAGGACATCACCGAACAGATCGAACGCAATCAGTCACTGCGTGACAGCGAACAACGCTACCGCCTGCTGGCCGAGAGCATCAGTGACGTGATCTTCTCCACCGATTGCACTCTGGCGCTCAACTACGTCAGCCCGTCGGTGGAGCCAGTACTCGGCTACTCCGTGGACTGGGTCATGGCCAACAGTTTCTACAGCCTGGCGGCCAATCCGCAGCAACTGCAGGGCCTCAACCTGCTGATCGAACGCATCCGCGACTCGCTGGACGAACGCGACCGCCTGGAGCGCCTGCGCGAAGAATTGCCGGATCAGCTGTTCGTCTTCGACTGCCTGCGCGCCGACGGTCACAAGATTCCGGTGGAACTGCGCCTGGTGCTGATGTGGGACGAGAACGGTCGCTTCGAGGGCATCCTCGGCGTGGGCCGCGACATCAGTCAGCAACGCCGCGCGGAGAAAGACCTGCGCATGGCAGCCACGGTATTCGAACACTCCACCGCAGCGATTCTGGTCACTGACCCGGCCGGTTACATCGTCCAGGTCAACAAGGCATTCAGCCGGGTCAGTGGCTATTCAGCCGGGCAGGTACTCGACCAGCTGCCCGGCATGCTCACCGCCGACCGCCAGCAGGCCAGCCACCTGCAGTACATTCTCGGCCAGCTCAACCAGCGCGGCAGCTGGGAGGGCGAGGTCTGGCTCAAGCGCAAGGGCGGCGAGAACTTCCCAGCCTGGGTTGGTATCACCGCCGTGCATGACGAAGAAGGCGACCTAGTCAGCTACGTGTGCTTCTTCAGCGATATCAGCGAGCGCAAGGCCAGCGAGCAGCGCATCCACCGCCTGGCCTATTACGACGCCCTGACTCACCTGCCCAACCGCACGCTGTTCCAGGATCGCCTGCACAGTGCCCTGCAACATGCCGACCGGCATGACGAATGGGTCGTGCTGATGTTCCTCGACCTCGACCGCTTCAAGCCGATCAACGACTCGCTCGGCCACGCTGCCGGCGACCGCATGCTCAAGGACGTGGCCGTGCGCCTGTCGGCCTGCGTCGATGGCGACGACACCGTGGCGCGCATGGGTGGCGACGAATTCACCCTGCTGCTGCAACCGCGCGCGACGCGCGAGGGCTCGCTGAACCGCGCCATTCATGTGGCCGAGCAGATTCTCTCCAGCCTGGCTCGCCCCTTCGTCCTCGAGGGTCGCGAGTTCTTTGTCACTGCCAGTATCGGCATCGCCCTCGCCCCACAGGATGGCGAGGAGTTGAGCCAACTGATGAAGAACGCCGACACCGCCATGTATCACGCCAAGGAACGCGGCAAGAACAACTTCCAGTTCTACCAGGCGGACATGAATGCCAGCGCCCTGGAACGCCTGGAACTGGAAAGCGACTTGCGCCACGCCCAGGAGCAGGGTCAGTTCGTGCTCTATTACCAGCCGCAGTTCTCCGGCGATGGCAGCCGCCTGACCGGCGTGGAAGCGCTGCTGCGCTGGAACCACCCGACGCGTGGTCTGGTTCCGCCCGGCGATTTCATCCCGGTGCTGGAAGAACTCGGGCTGGTGGTTCAGGTCGGCGAATGGGTACTGGAAGAGGCCTGTCGCCAATTGAAGCTCTGGCACGGCGAGAAGATCCGCATCCCCAAGGTGTCGGTCAACCTGTCGGCACGCCAGTTCACCGAGGGCAACCTGAGTACGCGTATCGCCGCCATCATCGAGCGCACCGGCATCCCCCCGGCCTGCCTGGAAGTGGAACTGACCGAAAGCATCCTGATGCGCGACGTGGCCAGTGCGATGCAGACCCTGGCAGACCTCAAGCGCCTCGGGCTGTGCATCGCGGTAGACGATTTCGGCACCGGTTACTCGTCACTCAACTACCTCAAGCAGTTCCCCATCGATGTACTGAAGATCGACCGCAGCTTCGTCGACGGCCTGCCGGAAGGCGAGCAGGACGCACAGATCGCCCGCGCCATCATTGCCATGGCCCATAGCCTGAACCTGGCGGTGATTGCCGAAGGGGTGGAAACCCAGGAGCAGCTGAACTTCCTGCGCGAGCACGACTGCGACGAAGTGCAAGGCTATCTGCTGGGACGGCCGATGCGGGCCGCGCAGATCAGCGCAGAGTTCAATGGTGAGGCCTTGTTCATGCTGAACTGACCCTCGCTTGCCGAGGGTCAGGCGGTTGCAGCAGCGCGGCGCAACGCCGCGCGTGCGTCACTCCTGCTGGGACTCGATACCCAGCTCGTCCCACACCGCTTCGGCGAGGTGGAAGGTGGCGTTGGCAGCCGGGATGCCGCAGTAGATGGCGCTCTGCATGATCACTTCCTTGATCTCTTCGCGGCTCACCCCGTTGTTCTTCGCCGCACGCAGGTGCAACTTCAGCTCACCCTCGCGATTCATGCCGATCAGCATGGCTATGGTGATCAGGCTGCGGGTGTGGCGAGGCAGGCCTGGGCGCGTCCAGATATCGCCCCAGGCGTGACGGGTGATCATCTCCTGGAACTCTTCGTTGAACGGCGTCAGGTTCTGCAGGCTGCGGTCGACGTGGGCATCGCCCAGCACCGCGCGGCGCACCTGCATGCCGGCTTCGTAGCGTTGTTTCTCGTCCATAGCATCACTCCGAAAAAAGAAGCGGTGCGCACGGAGCACCCTACGGCGTGCGTGGAGCCGTAGACTGCGCCGTGCGCACCATGACAGGTTCAGGCGCGCAGAAAATCCAGCACCCGCTGGCTGAATTCATCGCCGGCCTGCACGTTGGACAGGTGCGCGGCGTAGAACTCCACCAGTTCGGCGCCAGCGATGCGCTCCTGCATGAAGCGGCCATTCTCGGTGGTGGTCACCGGGTCGCCACTGCCGCAGACGATCAGCGACGGCGCGCGAATGGCGCCCAACTGCTCGCGGTAATCGGCATCACGCACCGCCGCGCAGTTGGCCGCGTAGCCTTCGGGCGAAGTCTGCGCCAGCATGCCGACGATGGGCTCGACCTTGCCCGGATTGGCCTCGGCGAAGTCGGCGGTGAACCAGCGCGAGATCGACGCATCACGCAGACCGCGCATGGCCTGCTCGCCTTCGGCCAGCACCATCTCGATGCGCGGGTTCCACACCTCGGGCGTACCGATCTTGGCGGCGGTGTTGCACAGCACCAGGCGCTCGATGCGCTCGGGCGCGTTGATGCCCAGCCACTGGCCGATCAGGCCGCCCATGGACAGCCCGCAGAAATGCGCCTTGGCAATGCCCAGCGCATCGAGCAGGGCCAGCACGTCGCGGCCGTTCTGTTCGATGCTGTACGGGCCTTCGCTCACCAGCGAGGCGCCATGGCCACGGGTGTCGTAGCGCAGCACCTGGAAATGCTGGGTGAAGGCCTCAATCTGCGCGTCCCACATGTGCAGGTCGGTACCCAGTGAATTGGACAGTACCAGCACCGGCGCACCAGCCGGGCCTTCGAGCAGGTAATTCAGATCGCCATCGGCGAGACGTACGGCAGGCATGGAAACTCCTAAGAGGAAAATTGCGTGTGTTCGGCAATGGCCCGCTCGACCCAGCGGCGGGCCTGCCCCAGGTAATGCGCCGCATCGAGCAGGCGATCCAGCTCGGTGGCCGACAGTTGTGCGCTGACTTCGGTGTTGGCGCCGAGCACGGAGCGCAGGTGGGCGCCCTCGCGCACCGCCTGTTTGCAGCATTGTTCGATCAGGTGATGAGCCGCATCGCGGCCGATCTTCTGCGCCAGGGCGATGCTCACCGCCTCGGCCAGCACCAGGCCCTGGGTCAGCTCCAGGTTGGCGCGCATACGTGCGGCATCCACCTCCAGCCCCGGCACCACCAGCAGCGCCTGCTGCAGGGCGCCGGAGACCAGACAGCACAGCTCCGGCAGGGTGTCCCACTCGGCGTGCCACAGGCCGAGACTGCGCTCGTGCTCCTGTGGCATGGCGGCAAACATCGTCGTCACCAGGCCCGGAGCGCGCGTGGCGGCGCCGATCAGCACGGCGGCGCTGACCGGGTTGCGCTTGTGCGGCATGGTGGACGAGCCGCCCTTGCCGGGCGCCGATGGCTCGAAGACTTCACCGGCCTCGGTTTGCATCAGCAGACTGAGATCACGACCCAGCTTGCCCAAGCTGCCGGCGATCATGCCCAGCAGGCTGGCAAACTCCACCAGTCGATCACGCTGGGTGTGCCAGGGCTGCTCCGGTAGGGCCAGTTCCAATTCTTGCGCCAGCGCACCGCTGACTGCCCAGCCGACATCGCCGAGTGCCGCCAGGCTGCCGGAGGCGCCGCCGAACTGTAGGCTCAGCAGCCGTGGTTTGAGTTCATGCAGACGCTGACGATGACGGGTGACCGCGCCGAGTACGCCGGCCAGCTTCATACCGAGGGTGACGGGCGTCGCCTGCTGCAACCAGGTGCGCCCTGCCAGTGGGGTGTCGATATAGCGCTCGGCCTGCGTCGCCAGGGCCTCGGCCAACTTCGCCAGATCGCTTTGCAGCAGGCCAATGGCCGCGCGCAGTTGCAGCACCAGGCCGCTGTCCATGGCGTCCTGGCTGGTGGCACCGAGGTGCACGTAGCGCTCGGCTTCGGGATTGCTCGCGGCGATGCGCTTGCCCAGTGCCTTGACCAGCGGGATGGCGGAATTGCCAGCGGTGGCGATGGCCTGGGCCAGCGCCGGGTAATCGTAGAGTTCGGCCTTGCAGGCGGCCTCGATGGGAGCCACGGCCTCGGTGGGGATCAGCCCCACGCGCGCCTCGGCCCGCGCCAGGGCGGCCTCGAAGTCGAGCATGCCCTGCACCCGGCCGGCGTCGCAGAAGATCGCGCGCATGGCCGGCGCGGTGAAATAGGCATCGAAAAGTTGGTTGCTCACGCGCGCAACGCTCCTGGGAAAAATGTACGGCTAGTGTGGCATCAACCGGCGGCGCCGCGCACGGAGGGTGCCTGTGGGAGGGGCTTTAGCCGCGACAGATTAAAAGCGTCGCCGCTGAAGCGCCTCCCACAAGTTTCAGGCCGTAGGGTGGGCCGGGCGGCGTCCGTTTCAGCCCACCAATAGCCGTAGTGAACATGGTGGGCTGAAGCCCACCCTACGCGCCCGAATCAGCTTCGGGTCACACCCGCTCGATGGCCAGCGCCAGACCCTGGCCGACGCCCACGCACATGGTCGCCAGGCCGAGTTTGCCGCCGGTCTTTTCCAGGTGATGCACGGCGGTCAGTACCAGGCGGTTGCCGCTCATGCCCAGCGGGTGGCCGAGGGCGATGGCGCCGCCGTTGGGGTTGACCTTGTCGCTGTCGTCCGGCAGACCGAGGTCGCGGGTAACGGCCAGGCCTTGAGCGGCGAAAGCTTCGTTCAGCTCGATCACGTCGAAGGCATTGATGTCCAAACTCAGGCGGGTCAGCAGCTTGCGCACCGCCGGCACCGGGCCGACGCCCATGATGCGCGGGGCGACGCCGCCGCTGGCCATACCCAGTACCTTGGCGCGGGGCTTGAGGCCGTATTTCTTAACAGCTTCAGCCGAGGCCAGGATCATCGCCGAGGCACCATCATTGAGCCCCGAGGCGTTGCCGGCGGTGACGGTCTTGCCTTCGCCATTGACCGGTTTGAGCTTGGCCAGGCCTTCGGCGGTGGTGTCGGCACGCGGGTGCTCGTCACGGTCGACGACGATCTCGCCCTTCTTGGTCTTGATCACCACCGGGACAATTTCCTCGGCGTAGTAACCGCTCTCCTGAGCCGCCGCCGCACGCTGCTGGCTGCGCAGGCCGAAGGCGTCCTGGTCGGCGCGGCTGACGCCGTAATCCTCGGCGACGTTGTCACCGGTGACCGGCATCGGGTCGACGCCATACTGCTCTTTCATCAGCGGATTGACGAAGCGCCAGCCCAAGGTGGTGTCTTCCAGCTTCTGGCCACGGCCAAAGGCACTGTCGGCCTTACCCATCACGTAAGGCGCGCGGGTCATGGACTCGACGCCAGCAGCGATGGCCAGCTCCATCTCACCCGTGGCGATGGCGCGGAAGGCAGCGCCCACCGCTTCCATGCCCGAAGCGCACAGGCGGTTGAGGGTCACGCCCGGCACCGTTTCCGGCAGGCCGGCAAGCAGCAGCGCCATACGCGCGACGTTGCGGTTGTCCTCGCCGGACTGGTTGGCGCAGCCCATGAACACTTCATCGACGGCAGACCAGTCGACTTGCGGGTTACGCTCGATGAGTGCCTTGAGCGGAATCGCCGCCAGGTCGTCGGCGCGCACCGCCGACAGCGCGCCATTGAGGCGGCCAATCGGCGTGCGCACGGCGTCGCAGATGAATACGTCGCGGCTCATTCTTCACCTCCAGCCTGACCGTGGGCAGTGGCGGTGCGCGCTTCCAGGTCACGCAGTGCGGCCAGTTCCGCTGCGGTCGGCGCCTCGGTGGTGCCCACGCTGTCAGCGAAGCGGATCTGCCAGCCGGTGTTCTCGATCACCTGTTCGCGGGTCACGCCCGGATGCAGCGAGGTTACGATGAATTCGTTGGTGCCGGCTTCCGGCTCCATGATGCACAGATCGGTGATGATCGCCACCGGCCCGTCGCCCGGCAGGCCCAGGCGCTTGCGATGGTCACCGCCCTCGCCGTGACCGACCGAGGTGATGAAGGCCAGCTTGTCGACGAAGGTGCGATGACCCTGCTTGAGGATGATCAGAACCTTCTTGGCAGAACCGGCGATTTCCGGCGCGCCACCAGCGCCCGGCAGACGCACTTTCGGCGCGTGGTAATCGCCGATCACAGTGGTGTTGATGTTGCCGTACTTGTCGACCTGGGCGGCGCCGAGGAAGCCGATGTCGATGCGCCCGCCCTGCAGCCAGTAGCGGAAAATCTCGCCGGTCGGTACCACGGTGTCGGCGGTTTCGGCCAGCTCGCCGTCACCGATGGACAGCGGCAATACGCTCGGCTTGGCGCCGATGGGGCCGGATTCATAGATCAGCACCACTTCCGGGGCGTGGGTCAGGCGCGCCAGGTTGGCAGCCTTGGACGGCAGGCCGATGCCGACGAAGCAGACGGTGCCATTGCCGAGGCGGCGCGCGGCGGCCACGGTCATCATTTCATTGGTGTTGAACTCGCTCATCACTTGGCCTCCCCATTCACTTTCGCCTGGTACTGCGCAAAATCCTCGGTGCCGCGGATGTACTCGTCGATCCAGGCGGTGAAGGTGTCGCGGTTGCGGGCGATCGGATCCCAGTCCTGGTAGAAGCGGTTGTCACGCTCGTAGTAGCCATGGGCATAGGACGGATGGGCGCCACCGGGCACCACGCAGACCGCGCTGATGGCCCAGGTCGGCAGGACGCAGGCGTTCATCGGCGCCTGCAGGTCGTCGACGATTTCCTCGACGGTGACGATGCAGCGCTTGGCGGCCAGGGCGGCTTCCTTCTGCACGCCGAGGATGCCCTGGATCAGCACGTTGCCCTTGCGGTCGGCCTTCTGCGCGTGGATCACGGTGACGTCCGGGCGCACGCTGGGGATCGCCGCCAGCTTCTCGCCGGTGAACGGGCATTCGATGAACTTGATGTCCGGGTTGACCTTGACCAGGTCGGAACCCTGGTAGCCACGCAGCACGGCGAACGGCAGGTTGGAGGCACCGGAGACGTAAGCGTTGGCCATGGCGGCGTGGCTGTGCTCGCTGATTTCCAGCTTGTGCGGCCAGTGCTTCTCGACCGCGTCGCGCAGGCGGTGCAGCGAACCGACGCCGGGGTTGCCGCCCCAGGAGAAGGTCAGCTTGCGCGCGCAACCGGCGCCGATCAGCAGGTCATAGACCAGATCCGGGGTCATGCGCACCAGATGCAGGTCTTTCTTGCCCTGGCGGATGATCTCATGAGCAGCGGCAGTGGGAATCAGGTGGGTGAAGCCTTCGAGGGCGACGCAATCGCCGTCGTGGACATGGCGCGAAATGGCGTCGCGCAGCGTAATGATGTCGGCCATCGTATTGTTCTCTTCAGGTTGCAGGCGCCACCGGCACAAAGGTGACGAATGAGTGTGAGGTTAGGGCGGGGCTCTCGGCCGAACAATCCGATAATCGCCTTATCGTGCGATTATCGAACCATTCCTGACAACAGGTTCATCATCCAGCGCGGTACGCATGGCCAGGGCCAGCGCTTGCTGAGTGGCCAGGCGCTCGACGATGCGCTGCACGATCACCAGCCGCGCGCTGGCCCCTTCACGCATCTCGGCCATGGCCTGCAGAGCGTCGGCCGACTGCCCGAGGCCGGTGCGGCTGTCAGCCTGC
Protein-coding regions in this window:
- a CDS encoding PilZ domain-containing protein, with the translated sequence MEERRQHSRHGTEMQLEVFDLNSGQRLGRIVDLSADGFMLFSDTPHTADAVLQCRLVCTSGSDAVQEVRLGADCLWSRPGADGQHCWAGFHIIDLAEDQATALDSLLAKL
- the ettA gene encoding energy-dependent translational throttle protein EttA — protein: MAQYVYSMHRVSKVVPPKREILKNISLSFFPGAKIGVLGLNGAGKSTLLRIMAGVDTEIDGEARPMPGIKVGYLPQEPQLDPDKTVRDIVEEAVGEIKQAQARLDEVYAAYAEPDADFDALAAEQAKLEAILQASDGHNLERQLEVAADALRLPAWDAKIEHLSGGEKRRVALCRLLLSAPDMLLLDEPTNHLDADSVAWLERFLHDFPGTVVAITHDRYFLDNVAGWILELDRGHGIPYEGNYSGWLESKANRLAQEAKAEASHAKAMKAELEWVRQGAKARQSKSKARLQRFEEMQSQEFQKRSETNEIYIPAGPRLGDKVIDFVNVSKSFGDRVLIDDLSFSIPKGAIVGVIGGNGAGKSTLLRMITGKEQPDSGRIEIGETVQIASVEQSREALEGNKTVWEQISDGFDMIKVGNYEVPSRGYVGRFNFKGADQQKFVKDLSGGERGRLHMALTLKQGGNVLLLDEPSNDLDVETLRALEEALLDFPGAAVVISHDRWFLDRIATHILSYEDDGKVNFFEGNYTEFEADRKKRLGDAAAQPHRVRYKKLA
- a CDS encoding EAL domain-containing protein, whose translation is MSSSPSLPSLPSGESHAPGRRELLRRSLVVLVLAILGLLAWQLTQEYRQLLNNQKQLSRSYGEQLAKHLSLNMRLKAQAGQAMLQEAKRTDGRQRELIEALRSLFPTLSSMAWFDEHGQLLSDTASEPQDLTFIRALQQRNAAAAYHFSFSAHDGGVLYLLLRQSDGSHRVLRMRASALLAWLREQHQSEYRWLLEDMQSQRVIARADDLAQAGKVIAPVTAAEQAQSLHMIPLEGSDWQLRALFDADNASSELMPPLAGKFLLFALCSLLALLALHGLQREQRRLQRLNNESRRSLRQAASALGAVEERILVTQADGKLRYLNPQAEALFGLTSQAAWDRHLLDLLPDLDPLLLNSPQPVNELGPELVRVEQDGRARLFAVTRSDISEVGRQAGYVWVLRDVTDEQQAMRVLQETRRRYQDIFEGTGVALCVLDLSGLRSLLLQHKLRDAAGLGRWLEADDSHQQQLLEQMHITEANQVALNLLGVKSTDQAWQQLLDNGPVQPDDLRYRLAVAVLEGPNLVELETQLVTAQGLQRHVWLVLRLPEMIQDYQAVTLSISDITSRKRIELSLIERERFWSEVVRSVPDLLYVHDMQNKRVLFSNHSLGLQLGYSKSELKAMHEDFWELVLHPDDSEYYWRIRNLQKVVGDGLLLESVLRWRHRDGQWRWFSIREQALARDERGRVSRLIGVAKDITEQIERNQSLRDSEQRYRLLAESISDVIFSTDCTLALNYVSPSVEPVLGYSVDWVMANSFYSLAANPQQLQGLNLLIERIRDSLDERDRLERLREELPDQLFVFDCLRADGHKIPVELRLVLMWDENGRFEGILGVGRDISQQRRAEKDLRMAATVFEHSTAAILVTDPAGYIVQVNKAFSRVSGYSAGQVLDQLPGMLTADRQQASHLQYILGQLNQRGSWEGEVWLKRKGGENFPAWVGITAVHDEEGDLVSYVCFFSDISERKASEQRIHRLAYYDALTHLPNRTLFQDRLHSALQHADRHDEWVVLMFLDLDRFKPINDSLGHAAGDRMLKDVAVRLSACVDGDDTVARMGGDEFTLLLQPRATREGSLNRAIHVAEQILSSLARPFVLEGREFFVTASIGIALAPQDGEELSQLMKNADTAMYHAKERGKNNFQFYQADMNASALERLELESDLRHAQEQGQFVLYYQPQFSGDGSRLTGVEALLRWNHPTRGLVPPGDFIPVLEELGLVVQVGEWVLEEACRQLKLWHGEKIRIPKVSVNLSARQFTEGNLSTRIAAIIERTGIPPACLEVELTESILMRDVASAMQTLADLKRLGLCIAVDDFGTGYSSLNYLKQFPIDVLKIDRSFVDGLPEGEQDAQIARAIIAMAHSLNLAVIAEGVETQEQLNFLREHDCDEVQGYLLGRPMRAAQISAEFNGEALFMLN
- the pcaC gene encoding 4-carboxymuconolactone decarboxylase, which produces MDEKQRYEAGMQVRRAVLGDAHVDRSLQNLTPFNEEFQEMITRHAWGDIWTRPGLPRHTRSLITIAMLIGMNREGELKLHLRAAKNNGVSREEIKEVIMQSAIYCGIPAANATFHLAEAVWDELGIESQQE